One region of Hymenobacter sediminicola genomic DNA includes:
- a CDS encoding DUF4175 family protein, with protein MSTVATSIPAGSQVLQSIARLEANRRSGTLLVPVGAGLLAVLAWARHWPQMWPAVGTGILLVLLGTAYGIYRLRQPRLAAVARRLDRLHPALEDSTGLLLHSSTEPPLNLLEQLQQQRVHTRLLELQQSELQLLPFSWRLTGWLTGILLLVAASSWLYRPNKAEATVPKLVVHFPDTPTPVQPGKPTPPQLLETRIRVQPPAYTRRPAFTPASLSFSCPAGSRVRWTVRVSRAGAAAPVLELGRQRLTFQPVAGQPLEYAVELPVAASGLYRLRFAGKTSDDYALEVLPDQPPVIQIQTPKPYTLIEFGQRPQVAIRVALRDEYGLQDAQLVATVAQGQGEAVKFREVVTDLSSGLRGQPRQATLSSLLRLPALGLTYGDEVYFYVRAHDNARHLTRSDTYLVQWEDTTVQDGLTDLSLSVNVVPAYFRSQRQIIIDTEKLMAERATLPAATFTDRANNLGHDQKILRLRYGKFLGEEFEGSIGETAAPPAAEKDTTEEHDEHANENPAEHAAHNHGTDDHSSPSGSSNTQELMDPYIHKHDDSETADFLEPAVKAKLRGVLNQMWEAELRLRLAKPAEARPFEYRALRLLKQVQQQTRAFVRKSGYEPPVLPEATLRLSGDLAGTAVPRISRQLPAPAGQPEIRAAVRLLAALQAGQAATPADALVLERAGQAVAQAALQRPGAYLPALRALRQLTTDIRAGRAVCQHCFAPSEKALATLLPAPPAAPARPPRPDRLGQRYLQAL; from the coding sequence ATGAGCACGGTTGCTACTTCTATTCCAGCTGGCTCTCAGGTGCTGCAGAGCATAGCCCGCCTGGAGGCGAACCGGCGCTCAGGGACGTTGCTGGTGCCAGTAGGCGCAGGACTGCTGGCCGTTCTGGCTTGGGCACGGCACTGGCCGCAGATGTGGCCGGCTGTCGGCACAGGAATTCTGCTGGTGCTTTTGGGCACCGCGTATGGCATTTACCGTTTGCGTCAGCCGCGGCTGGCGGCCGTAGCCCGCCGCCTCGACCGGCTGCATCCGGCGCTGGAAGACAGCACCGGTTTGCTTCTGCACAGCTCAACGGAGCCGCCCCTGAACCTGCTGGAACAGTTGCAGCAGCAGCGTGTGCACACCCGACTGTTGGAACTGCAGCAGAGTGAACTGCAACTGCTACCGTTTTCGTGGCGGTTGACGGGCTGGCTCACGGGTATCTTGTTACTGGTAGCAGCAAGCAGCTGGCTATACAGGCCGAACAAAGCAGAAGCAACAGTACCGAAGCTGGTGGTGCATTTCCCGGATACCCCAACACCCGTTCAGCCCGGCAAACCCACTCCTCCACAGCTCCTTGAAACCCGCATTCGGGTGCAGCCGCCAGCTTACACCCGCCGCCCGGCTTTCACGCCCGCCAGCCTGTCGTTCAGTTGCCCGGCTGGTTCACGGGTCCGCTGGACGGTGCGTGTTTCGCGGGCCGGTGCAGCGGCGCCAGTGCTGGAGCTGGGCCGGCAGCGCCTGACATTTCAGCCAGTAGCAGGCCAGCCGCTGGAGTATGCCGTAGAACTGCCAGTGGCAGCCTCAGGCCTGTATCGGCTGCGGTTCGCGGGCAAGACGTCTGATGATTACGCGCTGGAAGTGCTACCCGACCAGCCGCCCGTCATCCAGATTCAAACCCCAAAACCTTATACTCTCATCGAATTCGGCCAACGCCCTCAGGTAGCCATCCGGGTGGCGCTGCGCGACGAATACGGTCTGCAGGACGCGCAGTTGGTCGCTACCGTAGCGCAGGGCCAGGGCGAGGCCGTGAAATTCAGGGAAGTAGTGACGGACCTGAGCAGTGGCCTGCGCGGCCAGCCACGCCAAGCCACGCTGTCTTCCCTACTGCGGTTGCCAGCGCTGGGCCTCACCTACGGCGACGAGGTGTATTTTTATGTGCGCGCCCACGACAATGCCCGTCACCTCACCCGCTCCGATACCTACCTCGTGCAGTGGGAGGATACGACCGTGCAAGACGGCCTCACAGATCTGTCGCTGAGCGTGAACGTGGTGCCGGCCTATTTCCGCAGCCAGCGCCAGATCATCATCGACACGGAAAAGCTGATGGCCGAGCGCGCTACTTTGCCGGCCGCCACCTTCACCGACCGTGCCAATAACCTGGGCCACGACCAGAAAATTCTGCGCCTGCGCTACGGCAAGTTTCTGGGTGAGGAGTTTGAAGGCAGCATTGGAGAAACAGCCGCTCCGCCAGCGGCTGAAAAAGACACGACGGAGGAACACGACGAGCACGCCAACGAAAACCCCGCCGAACATGCCGCCCACAACCATGGCACCGATGACCACAGCTCACCTAGCGGCTCCAGCAACACGCAGGAGCTGATGGACCCGTACATCCACAAGCACGACGACTCGGAAACGGCCGATTTTCTGGAGCCGGCCGTGAAAGCCAAGCTGCGAGGCGTGCTGAACCAGATGTGGGAGGCAGAGCTACGGTTGCGACTGGCCAAGCCTGCCGAAGCCCGCCCATTTGAATACCGCGCGCTGCGACTTCTGAAGCAGGTGCAGCAGCAAACTCGGGCCTTCGTTCGGAAGTCGGGCTACGAGCCACCCGTGCTGCCCGAAGCTACCCTGCGCCTTTCCGGCGACCTGGCCGGCACAGCAGTACCGCGCATTTCCCGGCAGCTTCCTGCGCCGGCAGGCCAGCCGGAAATAAGAGCAGCGGTACGGTTGCTGGCTGCTCTGCAGGCAGGCCAGGCAGCCACTCCTGCCGATGCACTGGTGCTGGAACGGGCCGGGCAGGCCGTGGCGCAGGCGGCCCTGCAGCGCCCGGGAGCCTATCTACCCGCCTTGCGTGCCTTACGCCAACTCACCACCGACATTCGTGCCGGAAGAGCGGTCTGCCAACACTGCTTTGCTCCTTCTGAGAAGGCACTGGCGACTTTGCTGCCGGCTCCACCCGCTGCACCGGCTCGCCCTCCCCGCCCCGACCGGCTGGGCCAACGCTACCTGCAAGCACTATGA
- a CDS encoding RNA polymerase sigma factor, with protein sequence MAKATASYTDDEFVAAIRRGDDRALAQLYRLHLPMVSHYVLQNSGTEDEAKDVYQEGIMVFYEKVRDGSLELSCQIKTYLYAVCRRLWLKRLTEKTRFGGRLDDHEPYLETGAEADLLEAEERDRRFATMGEALERLGEPCRSLLEGFYLLDKSMQQLTADFGYTNADNAKNQKYKCLVRLKKLFFTHYKEEESF encoded by the coding sequence ATGGCGAAGGCCACTGCTTCCTACACCGATGACGAATTCGTGGCGGCCATCCGCCGCGGCGACGACCGGGCCCTGGCTCAGCTCTACCGGCTGCACCTGCCCATGGTTTCGCACTACGTGCTGCAGAACAGCGGCACCGAAGACGAAGCCAAGGACGTCTATCAGGAGGGCATCATGGTGTTTTATGAGAAAGTACGCGACGGCTCGCTGGAGCTCAGCTGCCAGATCAAAACCTACCTGTATGCTGTCTGCCGCCGGCTCTGGCTCAAGCGTCTCACCGAGAAAACCCGTTTCGGCGGCCGCCTCGATGACCACGAGCCGTATCTGGAAACCGGCGCTGAAGCCGACCTGCTGGAAGCGGAGGAACGCGACCGGCGCTTTGCCACCATGGGCGAGGCGCTGGAACGACTCGGGGAGCCCTGCCGTTCGCTTTTGGAAGGCTTTTACCTGCTCGACAAGTCGATGCAGCAACTTACGGCAGACTTCGGCTACACCAACGCCGACAATGCCAAGAATCAGAAATACAAGTGTCTGGTGCGTTTGAAAAAACTGTTTTTCACCCATTACAAGGAAGAAGAATCGTTCTGA
- a CDS encoding S1 family peptidase → MMTEADYYALFEAYQHGELAAPARTDLERRLSADPVLAQRYADFTDLTSTLSSYGQRLSTRRKLRAIQADLDAERAVKLTADDEVVETGNPQMPQLHISRTEQKLREFWHGHRATMMVAASVAVLAVFTTLLGLEWWKARQQPTQYGYTVLRRDVDRIKRTQRVMNKAINQIGALPAAINPGKFSGTGFALTSDGYIVTSYHVIQGADSLLIEGRDRQRYRAEPVFSDVAHDLAILRIKDRNFSGFGRLPYSFKRGTAELGEKIYTLGYPREDQVYNDGSLSARTGFEGDSAFYQISIPVNPGNSGGPLLDDRGNLIGIISGRQMDVQSAAFATKSSYLMKLVDSLSSMNSVQPYNLPRTNQLAGSSRPQQIRKLQDYVFVVKVYE, encoded by the coding sequence ATGATGACTGAAGCTGACTATTACGCTTTATTTGAGGCTTACCAGCACGGCGAGCTAGCTGCTCCGGCGCGCACTGACTTGGAGCGCCGCCTGTCGGCTGACCCGGTGCTGGCGCAACGCTACGCCGATTTTACGGACCTGACCTCTACGCTGAGCAGCTACGGCCAGCGCCTGAGCACGCGCCGCAAGCTGCGCGCCATCCAAGCCGATCTGGATGCTGAGCGGGCGGTGAAGCTGACAGCTGACGACGAGGTAGTGGAAACCGGCAATCCACAGATGCCGCAACTCCACATTTCGCGCACCGAGCAAAAGCTGCGTGAATTCTGGCATGGACACCGGGCTACCATGATGGTAGCTGCTTCGGTAGCAGTGCTGGCTGTATTCACTACGCTCTTGGGTCTGGAATGGTGGAAAGCCCGCCAGCAGCCAACCCAATACGGTTACACAGTGCTGCGCCGCGACGTGGACCGTATCAAGCGCACCCAGCGCGTGATGAACAAGGCCATCAATCAGATTGGCGCGTTGCCGGCAGCCATCAACCCCGGCAAATTCAGCGGCACAGGCTTTGCCCTCACCTCAGATGGTTATATCGTGACGAGCTACCACGTCATTCAGGGGGCTGATTCTCTGCTGATTGAGGGCCGCGACCGGCAACGGTACCGCGCCGAGCCGGTCTTCTCCGATGTCGCCCACGACTTGGCTATACTGCGCATCAAAGACCGAAACTTCAGCGGTTTTGGCCGCCTGCCTTACTCGTTTAAGCGTGGCACAGCTGAGCTGGGCGAGAAAATCTACACGCTGGGCTATCCACGTGAAGACCAAGTATACAACGACGGCTCCTTGAGTGCCCGCACGGGTTTCGAAGGCGACTCAGCTTTCTATCAGATCAGCATTCCGGTGAACCCCGGCAACTCGGGCGGCCCGCTGCTTGATGACCGGGGCAACCTGATTGGCATCATCAGCGGCCGGCAAATGGACGTGCAGAGCGCGGCATTCGCCACTAAGTCGTCGTACCTGATGAAGCTGGTGGACTCGCTGAGTTCCATGAACTCGGTGCAGCCCTACAACCTGCCACGCACCAACCAGCTGGCCGGCAGCTCCCGCCCCCAGCAGATCCGGAAGCTACAGGATTACGTGTTCGTGGTGAAAGTGTACGAATGA
- a CDS encoding DUF1800 domain-containing protein, with protein MDRRAFLRKPATTLTTSAAAVLERPQPSGTPTGDDETVSRYANTKLPTAARSTAGLSPYVGPWGYAQAAHLLRRCLFGPTRTEITTAASQNLVQVINTLLTAPPAPAPPLNVSATDTSVAIGQTWVAQPFDQNFEGVRRTSLRSWWMGQLLGQGPSLVEKMTLFWHNHFVIELGDINDARYGYQYCALLRQHALGNIQRLTEDITVAPAMLRYLNGNQSTATAPNENYGRELLELFTVGKGPLIGPGNYTTYTEDDVQAAARVLTGWRDNATTQAGYFTASRHSTTTKLFSSAFQNTTITNQGDQEYKALIALIFAQVETARFLCRKLYRWFVYYVIDATAEAQVIQPLAQLLMQNNYNVAPVLRTLLSSEHFFDAVNMGCVIKSPLDFTVGTARQLQIAFPASTSLTGQYAMWNYLNSVTNLQQQYLGDPPNVAGWPAYWQTPQYYEMWINAVTLPRRNQFTDLMISTNGYTTSGATIKIDPIELVLTLPPATAADPNLLIAELARLLTPIELTTNQLTFLNDTLLPGLPDFEWTVEWQEYLAAPTNATKKAAVRTKLQALLRQLMGLAEYHLS; from the coding sequence ATGGACCGCAGAGCTTTCCTCCGCAAGCCGGCCACCACGCTTACTACTTCGGCTGCCGCCGTACTGGAGCGGCCTCAACCTTCCGGCACCCCAACAGGCGACGACGAAACGGTAAGCCGATATGCCAATACCAAGCTGCCCACGGCTGCTCGTTCTACGGCGGGCCTCAGCCCATATGTTGGCCCCTGGGGCTACGCGCAGGCGGCACATCTGCTTCGGCGTTGCCTATTTGGCCCCACTCGTACCGAAATTACGACGGCTGCCAGCCAGAATCTGGTACAGGTGATAAACACATTACTGACTGCACCGCCCGCACCTGCTCCGCCACTCAACGTATCTGCTACCGATACTAGCGTGGCTATCGGGCAGACCTGGGTGGCCCAGCCGTTTGATCAGAATTTTGAGGGCGTGCGCCGTACGTCGCTCCGCTCCTGGTGGATGGGCCAGCTGCTGGGGCAAGGGCCTTCGCTGGTGGAGAAGATGACGCTGTTCTGGCACAACCATTTCGTAATTGAACTGGGCGACATCAACGACGCGCGCTACGGCTATCAGTACTGTGCCTTGCTGCGGCAGCATGCGTTGGGCAACATTCAGCGTCTGACCGAGGACATTACTGTGGCTCCGGCCATGCTGCGCTACCTCAACGGCAACCAAAGCACGGCTACGGCCCCCAACGAAAACTACGGCCGTGAGCTACTGGAGCTGTTTACGGTGGGCAAAGGCCCGTTGATTGGTCCCGGCAACTATACTACCTATACCGAGGACGACGTGCAGGCCGCCGCCCGCGTGCTCACGGGCTGGCGCGACAATGCCACCACGCAGGCAGGCTACTTCACGGCCTCGCGGCACAGCACCACGACCAAGCTCTTCAGCAGCGCTTTCCAGAATACCACCATCACTAACCAAGGCGACCAGGAGTATAAGGCGTTGATTGCGCTGATTTTCGCGCAGGTAGAAACGGCGCGTTTCCTGTGCCGCAAGCTCTACCGTTGGTTTGTGTACTATGTTATTGATGCCACGGCCGAGGCCCAGGTGATTCAGCCGCTGGCGCAGCTGCTCATGCAAAACAACTACAACGTGGCCCCAGTGCTACGGACGTTGCTGTCGAGTGAGCATTTCTTTGATGCCGTGAACATGGGCTGCGTTATCAAAAGCCCGCTCGACTTTACGGTGGGTACTGCCCGGCAGCTGCAAATAGCCTTTCCGGCCAGCACCAGTCTCACGGGGCAATACGCTATGTGGAACTACCTGAACAGCGTCACGAATCTGCAGCAGCAGTACCTCGGCGACCCGCCGAACGTAGCGGGCTGGCCTGCTTACTGGCAGACGCCGCAGTACTACGAAATGTGGATAAATGCCGTGACGCTGCCCCGCCGCAACCAGTTCACGGACCTGATGATCAGCACCAACGGCTACACTACCAGCGGCGCCACCATCAAGATAGACCCAATTGAGCTGGTTCTTACGCTGCCGCCTGCCACGGCTGCTGACCCTAACTTGCTGATTGCGGAACTGGCCCGGCTACTCACGCCCATTGAACTGACTACCAATCAGCTCACCTTTCTCAACGACACGCTCCTGCCGGGTTTGCCCGATTTTGAATGGACCGTGGAGTGGCAGGAATACCTGGCTGCCCCTACCAATGCCACCAAAAAAGCTGCCGTCAGGACCAAGCTACAGGCCCTGCTACGCCAGTTGATGGGCCTGGCAGAATACCATCTTAGCTGA
- a CDS encoding DUF1501 domain-containing protein: MKRRHFLQTTATATVLPTLLGGLPIGAYGFSPELFDITGGATQTDRVLVLIQLNGGNDGLNTIIPTDQYAALMNARADIAIPQNQVLPLSAVTGIHPAMAGVKNLFDDGKIGVVQSVGYPNPNYSHFRATDIWTSASDSNVTITSGWAGRYLNSEYANYPTGYPSATNPDPLAISIGSVVSNCVQGPAVNMGMAIASTASFYQLLSGGVDVAPNTPAGHELTFIRQVISQTQVYTTAIQAAAARARNLSPLYPTAGQNSLADQLKIVAQLVAGGLQTRIYVCNLGGFDTHATQVPTTGSTTTGTHATLLGKISQALEAFQDDLRRLTVQDRVVGMTFSEFGRRIKANSSKGTDHGAAAPLIVFGTSVNPVIHGANPVLPANAGVNDQVQMQFDFRAVYASLLKDWFRVPQATLNALLPSSIGQFPYMPIIRPSVVAGTSAANTSVAAFSVYPNPVRERATVEFESEGGHVQVVLYDALGREVARLLDRKLPAGLRQIPLDASALAAGSYHCHVQEGQRVSSRLVVVE, from the coding sequence ATGAAACGCAGACATTTCCTCCAGACTACTGCCACGGCTACGGTGCTTCCCACGCTGCTCGGCGGTCTGCCCATTGGGGCCTATGGCTTCTCGCCGGAGCTGTTCGACATAACGGGCGGCGCGACACAAACCGACCGGGTACTAGTGCTGATTCAGCTGAACGGCGGCAACGACGGGCTGAACACGATTATCCCGACTGACCAGTACGCGGCCCTCATGAATGCCCGCGCCGACATTGCCATTCCGCAAAACCAGGTATTGCCATTGAGTGCCGTAACAGGCATTCATCCGGCCATGGCAGGCGTGAAAAACCTATTCGATGATGGCAAAATAGGCGTGGTACAGAGCGTGGGTTACCCCAACCCCAATTACTCGCACTTCCGCGCCACCGACATCTGGACTTCCGCTTCCGACTCCAATGTCACTATCACCTCGGGCTGGGCCGGGCGCTACCTCAACTCGGAGTATGCCAACTACCCCACCGGCTACCCCAGCGCCACCAACCCCGATCCACTGGCTATCAGCATTGGGTCGGTAGTCAGCAACTGTGTGCAGGGCCCCGCCGTGAACATGGGCATGGCCATTGCCAGCACGGCCTCGTTCTACCAGCTGCTGTCGGGTGGAGTGGATGTGGCGCCCAACACACCAGCCGGGCACGAGCTGACCTTCATCCGGCAGGTGATTTCGCAGACGCAGGTGTATACCACTGCCATTCAGGCAGCAGCAGCCCGTGCCCGCAACCTTTCGCCGCTCTACCCCACGGCTGGCCAAAACTCCCTCGCCGATCAGCTCAAAATAGTGGCGCAGCTAGTGGCGGGCGGCCTGCAAACCCGCATCTACGTCTGCAACCTCGGCGGCTTCGATACGCACGCCACCCAGGTTCCTACCACGGGCAGCACCACAACAGGCACCCACGCTACATTGCTCGGCAAAATCTCGCAGGCGCTGGAGGCGTTCCAGGATGATTTGCGCCGCCTGACGGTGCAGGACCGGGTGGTGGGCATGACGTTTTCGGAGTTTGGGCGCCGCATCAAGGCAAATTCCAGCAAAGGCACCGACCACGGCGCAGCGGCTCCGCTCATCGTGTTTGGCACCAGTGTCAACCCCGTCATTCACGGTGCCAATCCAGTACTACCTGCTAATGCCGGCGTGAACGACCAGGTACAGATGCAGTTTGACTTCCGGGCCGTGTATGCCAGCCTGCTCAAAGACTGGTTCCGGGTGCCACAGGCTACGCTCAATGCCCTGCTCCCCTCCAGCATCGGGCAGTTTCCGTACATGCCCATCATCCGGCCCAGTGTGGTGGCAGGCACCAGCGCCGCCAACACTAGTGTGGCGGCGTTCAGTGTGTATCCAAATCCGGTACGGGAACGGGCCACGGTAGAATTTGAAAGTGAAGGTGGCCACGTGCAGGTGGTGCTTTACGATGCGCTGGGCCGCGAAGTAGCGCGCCTGCTCGACCGAAAACTCCCTGCCGGCCTGCGCCAGATTCCACTTGATGCCAGCGCCCTGGCAGCCGGTTCCTATCATTGCCACGTGCAGGAAGGCCAGCGGGTCAGCTCCCGGCTGGTGGTAGTGGAATAG
- a CDS encoding SOS response-associated peptidase gives MCGRYTTTAPRPVLEKRFEATFKAEAAPNYNAAPSQQLPVILNTEPGQIQLLQWGLIPGWVKDLKAAPKPINARAETLADKPSFRQLLQRRRCLVPADSFYEWQVTAAGKVPHRILLQQEETFAFAGLWDEWIDRQTGEVRPTFTIITTEPNELMASIHNRMPVILQGREAELAWLDDRVSLSDHQHLLQPYPTDLMREYAVTTRVNSPAHNDPDVLAAA, from the coding sequence ATGTGTGGCCGCTATACTACCACTGCCCCTCGCCCTGTACTCGAAAAGCGCTTCGAGGCTACCTTCAAAGCGGAGGCCGCGCCGAACTACAATGCCGCCCCGTCGCAGCAGCTCCCGGTGATTCTGAACACCGAGCCCGGCCAGATTCAGCTGTTGCAGTGGGGCCTGATTCCGGGCTGGGTGAAAGATCTGAAAGCCGCACCTAAACCTATTAATGCCCGCGCCGAAACACTGGCCGATAAGCCTTCATTCCGGCAGTTGCTGCAGCGCCGCCGCTGCCTTGTGCCCGCCGATAGTTTTTATGAGTGGCAGGTGACGGCCGCTGGCAAAGTGCCCCACCGCATTTTGCTGCAGCAGGAGGAGACGTTTGCCTTTGCCGGCCTCTGGGACGAGTGGATAGACCGCCAGACTGGAGAAGTGCGTCCTACGTTCACCATCATCACCACCGAGCCCAACGAGTTGATGGCTTCCATCCACAACCGTATGCCCGTGATTCTGCAGGGACGCGAGGCAGAGCTAGCCTGGCTGGATGATAGAGTGAGCCTATCTGACCATCAGCACCTGCTCCAGCCTTATCCTACGGATCTGATGCGCGAATACGCTGTGACAACCCGTGTGAACTCACCCGCTCACAACGACCCGGACGTACTGGCCGCCGCCTGA
- a CDS encoding CehA/McbA family metallohydrolase — MLKPIALLLALCGWATLARAQTPTAYNFYYGNLHAHSSYSDGNQDEARTGYATPYQNYGFADASLHLDFLGISEHNHSQAGMQLPNYARGLRQADSATVDGSFVALYGMEWGVISGGGHVLVYGVDQLLGWEAGNFNVFVPKNNYQALFKEINRRPGAFAMLAHPQTGDYGNLASGTFSPTADSAIVSTVLRSGPATSTNITYSNPSTSSYESTYQRLLARGYHIGISLDHDNHNTTFGRTTPGRLVVLAPSLTKASLMQALRARRFYASDDWNAQVSFTLNGEPMGSVLQGGTNADINVSVADGDNEAVRSLTLMRGVPGNGVNAIALVNAPAGAAALTFTDTNVPNSAYYYYAVIIQNDGNRIVTSPIWYNRTSVLSAAAGHELAQLDVFPNPVSGGTATLSYSLPATSSVTLEVLDALGRPVYTLARGERQAAGPHAYELNTVQSQLAAGLYTVRLTQDGTTTYRKLVVAQ, encoded by the coding sequence ATGCTGAAACCCATTGCGCTTCTCCTGGCCCTGTGCGGCTGGGCGACGCTGGCGCGCGCGCAAACGCCCACCGCCTACAACTTCTACTACGGCAACCTGCACGCCCACTCCAGCTACTCCGATGGCAACCAGGACGAGGCCCGCACCGGCTATGCCACGCCTTACCAGAACTATGGCTTTGCCGATGCCTCGCTGCATCTGGACTTCCTGGGTATTTCGGAGCACAACCATAGCCAGGCCGGTATGCAACTCCCTAACTATGCCCGTGGCCTGCGCCAAGCCGACAGCGCCACCGTGGATGGCTCCTTTGTAGCACTGTATGGCATGGAGTGGGGCGTTATTTCGGGCGGCGGCCACGTGCTGGTATATGGCGTAGATCAGCTGCTGGGCTGGGAAGCCGGCAACTTCAACGTCTTCGTGCCCAAGAACAACTATCAGGCGCTGTTCAAGGAAATCAATCGGCGGCCGGGTGCGTTTGCCATGCTGGCCCATCCCCAAACCGGCGACTACGGCAACCTGGCTAGCGGTACGTTCAGCCCCACTGCCGACAGTGCCATCGTAAGCACCGTGTTGCGCTCTGGCCCGGCCACGTCCACCAATATCACCTATTCCAACCCCAGCACCAGCTCCTACGAAAGCACCTATCAGCGGCTGCTGGCCCGCGGCTACCACATCGGTATTAGCCTCGACCACGACAACCACAACACCACCTTCGGGCGTACCACGCCGGGCCGCCTGGTGGTGCTGGCTCCTTCGCTCACCAAGGCCAGTCTGATGCAGGCGCTGCGCGCCCGCCGCTTCTACGCTTCCGACGACTGGAACGCGCAAGTGAGCTTCACGCTGAATGGCGAGCCGATGGGCAGCGTGCTACAGGGCGGCACCAATGCCGATATTAACGTGTCGGTTGCGGATGGCGACAACGAAGCTGTCCGGTCCCTGACGCTGATGCGCGGCGTGCCCGGAAACGGCGTCAATGCTATAGCCTTGGTCAACGCTCCTGCAGGCGCGGCGGCTCTCACCTTCACCGATACCAACGTTCCGAATTCGGCCTATTACTATTACGCCGTTATCATTCAGAATGACGGCAACCGCATCGTCACGTCGCCTATCTGGTACAACCGCACGTCGGTGCTGTCGGCAGCGGCGGGCCACGAGCTGGCTCAGCTGGATGTATTTCCGAACCCTGTGAGCGGCGGCACAGCCACGCTGTCCTACTCGTTGCCAGCCACCTCCAGCGTCACGTTGGAAGTGCTGGATGCTTTGGGCCGCCCGGTATATACGCTGGCCCGCGGTGAGCGGCAGGCTGCCGGCCCACACGCCTACGAACTCAACACAGTGCAGAGCCAACTGGCCGCCGGCCTCTACACTGTCCGGCTGACGCAGGATGGCACTACCACGTACCGCAAGTTGGTAGTAGCGCAATAA